A region from the Diorhabda sublineata isolate icDioSubl1.1 chromosome X, icDioSubl1.1, whole genome shotgun sequence genome encodes:
- the LOC130451369 gene encoding endoplasmic reticulum aminopeptidase 1-like isoform X1, whose translation MTEQDVDDVAFLTGTNHRVTAPISHSICQSSPLIHNRDSGGVVGNESNSNQAKKSLYENHGVAACSHNKALCIATIVFAFLFTLAVIIAFTGPQSDCPCAGDIKSSYVDEKTNMTKTFEPRATNGQIFPWNNIRLPTSLKPHRYNLTIHPNLTTLEVRSQVSIEFQAEKDTNFMVLHCKNLTILDKIIQDRHGNNLTIIKMLEYIGGQQLYIEIREKFRKRHNYVLRIRYNFKLNTDSEGFYISSYTTKDGEKRYLATTHFEPTFARTAFPCFDEPQLKAKFRLTVFRDRFHISLFNTPIVKTDVLGFYMGTGLLYDEFLETNEISTYLVAFVICDFSQQNKQTESGVSVSIYTPEPFISRAPFTLDTASFFLDYYENFFGIAFPLPKLDIVALPEFDYGAMENWGLITYRETAIFSNTRDNETFITAHQWLITNIAHQLAHQWFGNLVTMKWWNDYWLSEGFTTLFEYQGVDKYIPEWRMMEQFIIDKTQPALALDALACSHPVTANVTDPSEIDAIFDTISLSKGTAILYMLANFLQNENLENGLNDYLSTYKYQNAEMKDLWNVLGKNTNQSLDINTIMDTWTNQMGFPLVIIKRENHTIIASQRRFLVTVERGNTTYHTLPISGYNYKWHIPLTYYTDNNSEIKHVLMNMTEAKFEVDDIKWIKANVNQTGFYRVTYDDDIWAALISTLKTDHKAFSAADRASLIDDAFSLSRAGVLNVSVALELSLYLKNEREYAPWATAIEHLKSWARRLSESLAYKAFLKYMRTLLTPVTKFIGWNKNKSHMEKLLRARVLSAAILCELNETISVAKTQFQNWMIQNKSIDPNLKEIIYSAGVKYGGMNEWQYCWNYYKNSTSANEKQILLKALGVALDPWLLQRYLIETLDTSVVKPEDVKLVLEVVAANPEGRLLAWRHLKAYWPTMHSLYGNSTILMGNLISAVTAHLSTPYDLYEVSTYFNGMDVGSASRALEQSLEIIQLNINWVSQNAEEVNNWLRKNMK comes from the exons ATGACTGAACAGGATGTGGACGATGTCGCATTTCTTACAG GTACAAACCATAGAGTCACAGCTCCCATCAGTCACTCCATATGCCAGTCTTCACCACTCATTCATAATCGTGACTCAGGTGGTGTTGTAGGCAATGAGAGCAACTCCAACCAAGCGAAAAAGAGCCTATACGAAAATCATGGTGTCGCAGCTTGTTCACACAACAAGGCACTTTGCATTGCCACAATCGTGTTTGCGTTCCTGTTTACTCTTGCTGTTATTATTGCCTTTACTGGACCTCAGTCTG ACTGTCCCTGCGCAGGCGATATTAAATCAAGTTATGTGGACGAAAAAACCAACATGACAAAAACGTTTGAACCTAGAGCTACAAATGGTCAGATCTTCCCTTGGAACAATATACGGCTTCCTACCTCCCTGAAACCACATCGCTATAATTTAACCATTCATCCAAACTTGACTACCCTTGAAGTTAGAA GTCAGGTCTCTATCGAATTTCAAGCAGAAAAAGATACTAATTTCATGGTACTTCACTGTAAAAATCTTACTATCCtagataaaattattcaagatCGTCATGGTAACAAtttaacaattatcaaaatgttGGAATATATAGGAGGACAGCAGTTGTACATAGAAATCCGAGAAAAATTTAGAAAGAGACATAATTACGTTTTGAGGATCCGATACAATTTTAAACTGAATACAGATTCTGAGGGTTTTTATATTTCCAGTTATACTACTAAAGATGGAGAGAAGAG atatttggCAACTACACATTTTGAACCAACCTTTGCTAGAACTGCCTTCCCATGTTTTGACGAACCCCAGTTAAAAGCTAAGTTTAGACTAACCGTATTTAGAGATAGATTTCATATAAGTCTTTTTAATACTCCAATTGTTAAAACAGATGTCTTAGGATTTTATATGGGAACGGGGCTG CTGTACGATGAATTTCTAGAAACTAATGAAATAAGTACATATTTAGTAGCATTTGTGATATGCGACTTCAGTCAACAAAATAAGCAAACAGAAAGTGGCGTATCTGTTTCGATTTACACTCCCGAGCCTTTCATATCTCGTGCGCCATTTACTCTAGATACAGCATCTTTTTTCCttgattattatgaaaatttttttggaattgctTTTCCTCTTCCAAAATTAG acaTAGTTGCTCTTCCAGAATTCGATTATGGCGCAATGGAAAATTGGGGACTTATAACTTATAGAGAGACTgctattttttctaatacaaGGGATAATGAAACCTTTATAACTGCTCATCAATGGTTAATCACTAACATTGCACATCAACTAGCACACCAA tGGTTTGGTAATTTAGTTACTATGAAATGGTGGAATGATTATTGGTTGAGTGAAGGCTTTACAACTTTATTTGAATACCAAGGAGTTGATAAGTACATACCCGAGTGGAGAATGATggaacaatttattatagatAAAACTCAACCTGCCCTAGCATTAGATGCACTAGCATGTAGTCATCCTGTTACCGCAAATGTGACCGATCCGTCTGAAATAGATGCTATTTTTGATACTATTTCTCTTAGTAAA GGTACTGCAATTTTGTATATGCtggcaaattttttacaaaatgaaaactTAGAAAATGGCCTTAATGACTACCTAAGTACATATAAATACCAAAATGCTGAAATGAAGGACCTTTGGAATGTCTTAGGGAAAAACACCAATCAATCGCTGGACATAAAT ACTATAATGGATACATGGACAAATCAGATGGGATTTCCATTGGTGATTATCAAGCGTGAAAACCATACAATCATAGCTTCTCAGAGGAGGTTTTTGGTTACAGTTGAACGAGGAAACACAACTTACCATACACTGCCGATTTCTGGTTACAATTATAAATGGCATATCCCTTTAACTTATTACACTGATAATAACAGtgaaataaaacatgttttgatGAATATGACTGAAG caaaatttgaagtagatgatataaaatggataaaagCCAATGTCAACCAAACAGGTTTTTATAGAGTTACGTACGATGATGACATATGGGCAGCCTTGATATCAACGTTAAAAACAGACCACAAAGCTTTTTCTGCCGCTGATAGAGCTAGTTTGATAGATGATGCTTTTTCACTGTCCAG gGCCGGTGTGTTAAATGTAAGTGTAGCATTAGAATTGTCcctttatttgaaaaatgaaagaGAGTATGCTCCATGGGCTACTGCTATTGAACATTTGAAGTCATGGGCAAGGAGACTGTCAGAATCGTTGGCGTACAAAGCGTTTTTGAAGTATATGAGGACATTATTGACCCCTGTTACAAAATTTATAggatggaataaaaataaatctcatATGGAAAA ACTTTTAAGAGCACGAGTTCTCTCAGCTGCCATACTCTGTGAACTTAATGAAACCATATCTGTTGCAAAAACTCAATTCCAAAACTGGatgattcaaaataaatcaattgatccaaatttgaaggaaattatATACTCAGCCGGTGTCAAATATGGTGGTATGAATGAATGGCAGTATTGCTGGAATTACTACAAAAACTCTACCTCGgcaaatgaaaaacaaatattattaaaggCTTTAGGGGTAGCGTTGGATCCTTGGCTACTACAGAG atatttaataGAAACACTGGACACCAGTGTGGTGAAACCAGAAGATGTAAAACTTGTGTTGGAAGTAGTTGCAGCGAATCCAGAGGGTCGTTTACTTGCATGGAGACATCTAAAAGCATACTGGCCCACCATGCATTCTCTTTATGGAAATAGTACAATATTAATGGGAAATCTCATATCAGCTGTTACAGCACATTTGTCTACCCCATATGATTTATACGAG gTATCTACATATTTTAATGGGATGGACGTCGGATCAGCTTCAAGAGCATTAGAACAGAGTTTGGAAATAATTCAGTTAAATATTAACTGGGTATCCCAAAACGCAGAGGAAGTGAATAACTGGCTTCGTAAAAACATGAAATAG
- the LOC130451369 gene encoding endoplasmic reticulum aminopeptidase 1-like isoform X2 — protein MTEQDVDDVAFLTGNESNSNQAKKSLYENHGVAACSHNKALCIATIVFAFLFTLAVIIAFTGPQSDCPCAGDIKSSYVDEKTNMTKTFEPRATNGQIFPWNNIRLPTSLKPHRYNLTIHPNLTTLEVRSQVSIEFQAEKDTNFMVLHCKNLTILDKIIQDRHGNNLTIIKMLEYIGGQQLYIEIREKFRKRHNYVLRIRYNFKLNTDSEGFYISSYTTKDGEKRYLATTHFEPTFARTAFPCFDEPQLKAKFRLTVFRDRFHISLFNTPIVKTDVLGFYMGTGLLYDEFLETNEISTYLVAFVICDFSQQNKQTESGVSVSIYTPEPFISRAPFTLDTASFFLDYYENFFGIAFPLPKLDIVALPEFDYGAMENWGLITYRETAIFSNTRDNETFITAHQWLITNIAHQLAHQWFGNLVTMKWWNDYWLSEGFTTLFEYQGVDKYIPEWRMMEQFIIDKTQPALALDALACSHPVTANVTDPSEIDAIFDTISLSKGTAILYMLANFLQNENLENGLNDYLSTYKYQNAEMKDLWNVLGKNTNQSLDINTIMDTWTNQMGFPLVIIKRENHTIIASQRRFLVTVERGNTTYHTLPISGYNYKWHIPLTYYTDNNSEIKHVLMNMTEAKFEVDDIKWIKANVNQTGFYRVTYDDDIWAALISTLKTDHKAFSAADRASLIDDAFSLSRAGVLNVSVALELSLYLKNEREYAPWATAIEHLKSWARRLSESLAYKAFLKYMRTLLTPVTKFIGWNKNKSHMEKLLRARVLSAAILCELNETISVAKTQFQNWMIQNKSIDPNLKEIIYSAGVKYGGMNEWQYCWNYYKNSTSANEKQILLKALGVALDPWLLQRYLIETLDTSVVKPEDVKLVLEVVAANPEGRLLAWRHLKAYWPTMHSLYGNSTILMGNLISAVTAHLSTPYDLYEVSTYFNGMDVGSASRALEQSLEIIQLNINWVSQNAEEVNNWLRKNMK, from the exons ATGACTGAACAGGATGTGGACGATGTCGCATTTCTTACAG GCAATGAGAGCAACTCCAACCAAGCGAAAAAGAGCCTATACGAAAATCATGGTGTCGCAGCTTGTTCACACAACAAGGCACTTTGCATTGCCACAATCGTGTTTGCGTTCCTGTTTACTCTTGCTGTTATTATTGCCTTTACTGGACCTCAGTCTG ACTGTCCCTGCGCAGGCGATATTAAATCAAGTTATGTGGACGAAAAAACCAACATGACAAAAACGTTTGAACCTAGAGCTACAAATGGTCAGATCTTCCCTTGGAACAATATACGGCTTCCTACCTCCCTGAAACCACATCGCTATAATTTAACCATTCATCCAAACTTGACTACCCTTGAAGTTAGAA GTCAGGTCTCTATCGAATTTCAAGCAGAAAAAGATACTAATTTCATGGTACTTCACTGTAAAAATCTTACTATCCtagataaaattattcaagatCGTCATGGTAACAAtttaacaattatcaaaatgttGGAATATATAGGAGGACAGCAGTTGTACATAGAAATCCGAGAAAAATTTAGAAAGAGACATAATTACGTTTTGAGGATCCGATACAATTTTAAACTGAATACAGATTCTGAGGGTTTTTATATTTCCAGTTATACTACTAAAGATGGAGAGAAGAG atatttggCAACTACACATTTTGAACCAACCTTTGCTAGAACTGCCTTCCCATGTTTTGACGAACCCCAGTTAAAAGCTAAGTTTAGACTAACCGTATTTAGAGATAGATTTCATATAAGTCTTTTTAATACTCCAATTGTTAAAACAGATGTCTTAGGATTTTATATGGGAACGGGGCTG CTGTACGATGAATTTCTAGAAACTAATGAAATAAGTACATATTTAGTAGCATTTGTGATATGCGACTTCAGTCAACAAAATAAGCAAACAGAAAGTGGCGTATCTGTTTCGATTTACACTCCCGAGCCTTTCATATCTCGTGCGCCATTTACTCTAGATACAGCATCTTTTTTCCttgattattatgaaaatttttttggaattgctTTTCCTCTTCCAAAATTAG acaTAGTTGCTCTTCCAGAATTCGATTATGGCGCAATGGAAAATTGGGGACTTATAACTTATAGAGAGACTgctattttttctaatacaaGGGATAATGAAACCTTTATAACTGCTCATCAATGGTTAATCACTAACATTGCACATCAACTAGCACACCAA tGGTTTGGTAATTTAGTTACTATGAAATGGTGGAATGATTATTGGTTGAGTGAAGGCTTTACAACTTTATTTGAATACCAAGGAGTTGATAAGTACATACCCGAGTGGAGAATGATggaacaatttattatagatAAAACTCAACCTGCCCTAGCATTAGATGCACTAGCATGTAGTCATCCTGTTACCGCAAATGTGACCGATCCGTCTGAAATAGATGCTATTTTTGATACTATTTCTCTTAGTAAA GGTACTGCAATTTTGTATATGCtggcaaattttttacaaaatgaaaactTAGAAAATGGCCTTAATGACTACCTAAGTACATATAAATACCAAAATGCTGAAATGAAGGACCTTTGGAATGTCTTAGGGAAAAACACCAATCAATCGCTGGACATAAAT ACTATAATGGATACATGGACAAATCAGATGGGATTTCCATTGGTGATTATCAAGCGTGAAAACCATACAATCATAGCTTCTCAGAGGAGGTTTTTGGTTACAGTTGAACGAGGAAACACAACTTACCATACACTGCCGATTTCTGGTTACAATTATAAATGGCATATCCCTTTAACTTATTACACTGATAATAACAGtgaaataaaacatgttttgatGAATATGACTGAAG caaaatttgaagtagatgatataaaatggataaaagCCAATGTCAACCAAACAGGTTTTTATAGAGTTACGTACGATGATGACATATGGGCAGCCTTGATATCAACGTTAAAAACAGACCACAAAGCTTTTTCTGCCGCTGATAGAGCTAGTTTGATAGATGATGCTTTTTCACTGTCCAG gGCCGGTGTGTTAAATGTAAGTGTAGCATTAGAATTGTCcctttatttgaaaaatgaaagaGAGTATGCTCCATGGGCTACTGCTATTGAACATTTGAAGTCATGGGCAAGGAGACTGTCAGAATCGTTGGCGTACAAAGCGTTTTTGAAGTATATGAGGACATTATTGACCCCTGTTACAAAATTTATAggatggaataaaaataaatctcatATGGAAAA ACTTTTAAGAGCACGAGTTCTCTCAGCTGCCATACTCTGTGAACTTAATGAAACCATATCTGTTGCAAAAACTCAATTCCAAAACTGGatgattcaaaataaatcaattgatccaaatttgaaggaaattatATACTCAGCCGGTGTCAAATATGGTGGTATGAATGAATGGCAGTATTGCTGGAATTACTACAAAAACTCTACCTCGgcaaatgaaaaacaaatattattaaaggCTTTAGGGGTAGCGTTGGATCCTTGGCTACTACAGAG atatttaataGAAACACTGGACACCAGTGTGGTGAAACCAGAAGATGTAAAACTTGTGTTGGAAGTAGTTGCAGCGAATCCAGAGGGTCGTTTACTTGCATGGAGACATCTAAAAGCATACTGGCCCACCATGCATTCTCTTTATGGAAATAGTACAATATTAATGGGAAATCTCATATCAGCTGTTACAGCACATTTGTCTACCCCATATGATTTATACGAG gTATCTACATATTTTAATGGGATGGACGTCGGATCAGCTTCAAGAGCATTAGAACAGAGTTTGGAAATAATTCAGTTAAATATTAACTGGGTATCCCAAAACGCAGAGGAAGTGAATAACTGGCTTCGTAAAAACATGAAATAG